AAGAGCGCCAGCGGTGCGCGGATGTCGAAATCGTCGTTGGGCATCTTTCCCTGGACGTAGGGGTACCCTACATACAGGTCGTACTGTCCCTTGTCCCTCAGTTCCCTGTTGACCTCACGGATCACCTGGTTCAGATGCCTGTAGACCTTCTCGTCCTCTTTGCTGTTGGTGATGTCGCAGAGCCTCAGTATCCTCTTGGTACCGAACAGCAGCCCGAGTATGTCCAGATCGGGGATCTTCATAAGATCGAAGGTGTTTTTGACGGAGATCCTTCCCTGATACAGGAGACGGTTCCCCCTGCTGATATTGATGAGCTTCTTTTCCAACTCTCTGAGGGTCTTTGCGGTCTCGCCCTCCAGATTGGAACCCTTGGCGGCGGTGACGGTATATTTCCTCGTAACTGCGAGGAAGCTCTCACCGTATACCTCTATGAATCTCTGGCCGACACCCACGATGGCGATGAAGTCCTCGATCTTCGTAGGTTTGCGCTGGGCCATTTCCTGGAGCGCCTCATCGGAGCAGACGTTGGGCACTCTTCCCGTGGCCCTTCTGCCCTCATCTCTGAGACGTTCCCTCAGTTGGTATAGTTCTTCGTAAAGCTGCTCTTCCAATCCCATGTTCCCCCTATCTACGTTTTAATTAGTAAAAGCATCGTTCGTAAGCGTATGTTGAACACGGGTATCAAAGGCGCTCAGTCGGTCACGGTGACGGAGGAGAATCTAGCTTCCACGGTAGGCAGCGGGGATCTTCCTGTATTCGCCACGCCTGCTATGATAGCGCTGATAGAGAAGACCGCGTCTCTGAGCGTCCAGCCTTATCTGGATCTCGGGACTTCCACAGTGGGCACCCATCTGGACATCGCCCACAGCTCCGCTACGCCGATCGGCATGACGGTGGTATGCGAGACGGAGCTCGTGGAGATAGACAGGAGAAGGCTGGTCTTCAAGGTCCGTGTTTACGATTCTAAATCGGAGGTCGGTTCCGGGACTCATGAGAGGTTCATTGTCGATTCCCAAAGGTTCCTGGAGAAAGCTGAGCTCAAGAATGCGTGACAGCATCGTCCTTGACGATCACTGCGGACAGCAGTGTGGCCACCCCAAGGATGATGGCAGGTATCATCGAGAATGTGAATCCGAGGAGGAAGTCCTCCGGAGGTATAAGGTCTAGCGGTATGCCGATGGAGTCTGATCCCACAGTGGCTAGGGATGCGAACAGCGCGGTACCTATTGATCCGCCTCCGTAGTAGAGGAAGTTGGAGAGCGTTGATGCCATCCCCTTCTCCTCAGCCGGTGCATGGTCTATGATGCGGCTGGCGACTGAAGCTCCGCAGAGCCCCCACATCACACCTCCCATTATTCCGATGGGGATGAACGGCAGCCAGCCCATTTCGGGTCTGATCAGCCAATAACCTATGCAGAATACGATCAGCGCCATACAGCTGAATATCGACATGGTCCTCCGTCCGTGCTCATCCGCGTATCTTCCCGCAGGGATGCTGACGCATATTGTGACTATGCTGGGCACTAGGATCAGAAGACCGGTGAAGGTGTAGCTGACATCGAGTTCCTTGACGATGTAGAACGGTATCAGGTATGATACGCCCACATAGCAGATGTTCATCAGGAGATAGGTCATGGAGACCGAGGTGAACGTCCATTTCTTGAAGATGCCCAGATTGAGCATGGGGTTCGTTGTCCTCTTCTCCGTACGAATGAACAGTATTATGGAGATCACCATCAGGGCGGCCAGGACAGCACATATTATCCCCTGCCCTTCGCGGGAGAACATCTCCAGGATGTAAACGCCGCAAACGACGGAGAAGAACAGCAGAGCACTTCCCCTGAGGTCCAGTTTCGCATCCTTGAAGTCGTGGTCCTTGGGCATCGCACGCAATGCGAACAGAATCGCGATTATGCCGATGGGCACGTTTATGAAGAATGTCCAGTGCCATGAAGCGACATCCATGATCAGTCCGCCTATGGCGGGACCGGAACCGAACCCGACCGCACCCGACAGCATCAATACGCTCATGCTGAGGCCGAGTTTGGTTGGCGGGAGGAATTTGACGCACATCATGGGCGCCACGGCTCCCAGCATGGCAGCCCCGATTCCCTGTACGATCCTGG
This Thermoplasmata archaeon DNA region includes the following protein-coding sequences:
- a CDS encoding thioesterase produces the protein MLNTGIKGAQSVTVTEENLASTVGSGDLPVFATPAMIALIEKTASLSVQPYLDLGTSTVGTHLDIAHSSATPIGMTVVCETELVEIDRRRLVFKVRVYDSKSEVGSGTHERFIVDSQRFLEKAELKNA
- a CDS encoding MFS transporter produces the protein MDLKRTELLALLAMAFGVFMDGLDSSIVNIALPAIAESFGVDANAVAWVTITYFMMIAGLMLSFGRLADSGHIRKIYILGFAIFGASSLVCGLSQDLWTLVGARIVQGIGAAMLGAVAPMMCVKFLPPTKLGLSMSVLMLSGAVGFGSGPAIGGLIMDVASWHWTFFINVPIGIIAILFALRAMPKDHDFKDAKLDLRGSALLFFSVVCGVYILEMFSREGQGIICAVLAALMVISIILFIRTEKRTTNPMLNLGIFKKWTFTSVSMTYLLMNICYVGVSYLIPFYIVKELDVSYTFTGLLILVPSIVTICVSIPAGRYADEHGRRTMSIFSCMALIVFCIGYWLIRPEMGWLPFIPIGIMGGVMWGLCGASVASRIIDHAPAEEKGMASTLSNFLYYGGGSIGTALFASLATVGSDSIGIPLDLIPPEDFLLGFTFSMIPAIILGVATLLSAVIVKDDAVTHS